From one Neovison vison isolate M4711 chromosome 1, ASM_NN_V1, whole genome shotgun sequence genomic stretch:
- the CUTA gene encoding protein CutA isoform X1: MRGGRAPAILLGGGAALLLSLLWMPALLPVASRLFLLPRALLSMASGSPPSQPPPASSSGYVPGSVSAAFVTCPNEKVAKEIARAVVEKRLAACVNLIPQITSIYEWKGKIEEDNEVLMMIKTQSSLVPALADFVRSVHPYEVAEVIALPVEQGNSPYLHWVRQVTESVSDSSTVLP, from the exons ATGAGGGGGGGGCGGGCTCCCGCAATCCTGCTCGGCGGAGGG GCCGCTCTGCTCCTGTCGCTTCTTTGGATGCCGGCGCTGCTGCCTGTGGCCTCCCGCCTTTTCTTGCTCCCCCGAGCTCTGTTGTCCATGGCTTCAGGAAGCCCCCCGTCCCAGCCCCCGCCCGCCTCGAGCTCCGGCTATGTTCCCGGCTCGGTCTCTGCAGCCTTTGTCACCTGCCCCAACGAGAAGGTCGCCAAGGAGATCGCCAG ggCTGTGGTGGAGAAGCGTCTGGCAGCCTGCGTTAACCTCATCCCTCAGATTACATCCAT CtatgagtggaaaggaaagattgAGGAGGACAATGAGGTGCTGATG ATGATTAAAACCCAAAGTTCCTTGGTTCCCGCTTTGGCAGATTTTGTTCG TTCTGTGCACCCTTATGAAGTGGCTGAGGTGATTGCATTGCCTGTGGAGCAGGGAAACTCCCCATACCTGCACTGGGTACGTCAGGTTACAGAGTCTGTTTCAGACTCCAGCACAGTCCTACCATGA
- the CUTA gene encoding protein CutA isoform X2 produces the protein MPALLPVASRLFLLPRALLSMASGSPPSQPPPASSSGYVPGSVSAAFVTCPNEKVAKEIARAVVEKRLAACVNLIPQITSIYEWKGKIEEDNEVLMMIKTQSSLVPALADFVRSVHPYEVAEVIALPVEQGNSPYLHWVRQVTESVSDSSTVLP, from the exons ATGCCGGCGCTGCTGCCTGTGGCCTCCCGCCTTTTCTTGCTCCCCCGAGCTCTGTTGTCCATGGCTTCAGGAAGCCCCCCGTCCCAGCCCCCGCCCGCCTCGAGCTCCGGCTATGTTCCCGGCTCGGTCTCTGCAGCCTTTGTCACCTGCCCCAACGAGAAGGTCGCCAAGGAGATCGCCAG ggCTGTGGTGGAGAAGCGTCTGGCAGCCTGCGTTAACCTCATCCCTCAGATTACATCCAT CtatgagtggaaaggaaagattgAGGAGGACAATGAGGTGCTGATG ATGATTAAAACCCAAAGTTCCTTGGTTCCCGCTTTGGCAGATTTTGTTCG TTCTGTGCACCCTTATGAAGTGGCTGAGGTGATTGCATTGCCTGTGGAGCAGGGAAACTCCCCATACCTGCACTGGGTACGTCAGGTTACAGAGTCTGTTTCAGACTCCAGCACAGTCCTACCATGA